The following are from one region of the Geitlerinema sp. PCC 9228 genome:
- a CDS encoding RsmB/NOP family class I SAM-dependent RNA methyltransferase, whose product MSKLAKPSRLLHKLSHQLFATPQEQTKFIAALTQPQTFPPTIIWAHQPDNNQVELTDLETLPPVSWQPEFVTRLAAKSQPGKHPLHEAGYFYCLDFSSVFTASALLAINQPIDLAIDMCAAPGGKSVFAWRSLQPNCLISNEIIGKRIGILISNLKRCQIQPTHVTSSDSEKFAHLIPATADVVFVDAPCSGQSLLAKGMQAPGCFHPVTINKNANRQKRILANSAQVVAPQGYLAYMTCAYSIAENEQVCDWFLQRFPQFQPLSVSHLAAYQSHLTSMPCYRLFPQEKLGAGGFVALFRNTATGEKGEIPPAFWQQVKFSL is encoded by the coding sequence ATGTCAAAACTCGCCAAACCCTCGCGACTGCTACACAAACTCAGCCACCAACTATTTGCCACCCCCCAAGAGCAAACCAAATTTATTGCCGCCCTTACCCAACCCCAAACCTTTCCACCTACGATTATTTGGGCACACCAACCAGACAACAACCAAGTAGAATTAACAGATTTAGAAACACTCCCACCAGTTTCCTGGCAACCAGAATTTGTCACCCGCCTGGCAGCCAAAAGCCAACCCGGAAAACATCCCCTCCACGAAGCGGGATATTTTTATTGTTTAGATTTTTCCTCCGTTTTCACCGCCTCCGCCTTGTTAGCCATTAACCAACCCATCGACCTTGCCATCGATATGTGTGCTGCCCCAGGAGGCAAAAGTGTTTTTGCATGGCGTAGTTTGCAACCCAACTGTTTGATAAGCAACGAAATCATTGGCAAGCGAATAGGCATCCTAATTTCCAATCTCAAACGCTGCCAAATTCAACCTACCCACGTCACTAGTTCCGACTCGGAAAAATTTGCCCATCTGATACCTGCCACCGCCGATGTGGTTTTCGTGGATGCCCCCTGTAGCGGTCAATCGTTGCTTGCCAAAGGAATGCAGGCACCGGGCTGTTTCCATCCAGTTACAATCAACAAAAACGCCAACCGGCAAAAACGAATTCTCGCCAATTCTGCCCAAGTGGTGGCACCGCAAGGATATCTGGCTTATATGACCTGTGCCTACAGCATTGCGGAAAACGAACAGGTTTGCGACTGGTTTTTGCAGCGTTTTCCCCAATTTCAACCACTATCGGTTTCCCATTTGGCGGCGTATCAATCCCATTTGACTTCCATGCCTTGTTATCGGTTGTTTCCCCAGGAAAAGTTGGGGGCAGGTGGTTTTGTGGCTTTGTTTCGCAATACCGCAACTGGGGAGAAAGGGGAAATACCGCCGGCGTTTTGGCAGCAAGTTAAGTTCAGTCTGTAG
- a CDS encoding SIMPL domain-containing protein (The SIMPL domain is named for its presence in mouse protein SIMPL (signalling molecule that associates with mouse pelle-like kinase). Bacterial member BP26, from Brucella, was shown to assemble into a channel-like structure, while YggE from E. coli has been associated with resistance to oxidative stress.), which produces MPVSQPASAQEPAERTITASGEGTVAIPTTQTQVRLGVEIQGKTASEVQQEVAKRSQAVVSRLQERNVEKLETTGIRLNPNYNYQNNQRRLVGYVGVNTVSFKIPTQQAGSILDEAVNAGATRIDGVSFTATEDAIAQARKQALRAATQDAKAQAETVLNTLELASQEIVSIQINSASPPSPRTFQAEAARAAADASTPVMGGEQEVRTSVTLQIRY; this is translated from the coding sequence ATGCCAGTCAGCCAACCAGCTTCCGCACAAGAACCTGCCGAACGCACCATTACGGCTAGTGGTGAAGGTACTGTGGCTATTCCTACCACCCAGACCCAAGTGCGTTTGGGGGTAGAGATACAGGGAAAAACTGCCAGTGAGGTACAGCAAGAAGTCGCCAAGCGATCGCAAGCTGTGGTTTCTCGCTTGCAAGAACGCAATGTGGAAAAGTTAGAAACCACTGGCATTCGCCTCAATCCCAATTACAACTATCAAAACAACCAGCGTCGCCTGGTGGGATATGTCGGTGTCAATACCGTGAGTTTTAAAATACCCACCCAGCAAGCGGGTTCGATTTTAGACGAAGCGGTCAATGCTGGTGCTACCCGTATCGATGGGGTGAGTTTTACAGCCACCGAAGATGCGATCGCGCAGGCACGCAAACAAGCTTTACGCGCGGCTACCCAAGATGCTAAAGCACAAGCGGAAACAGTTTTAAATACATTGGAACTTGCTTCCCAAGAAATTGTGAGCATTCAAATTAACTCAGCTTCCCCACCCTCACCGCGAACTTTCCAAGCCGAAGCTGCCAGAGCTGCCGCCGATGCCAGTACCCCAGTTATGGGCGGGGAACAGGAAGTACGGACTTCTGTTACCTTGCAAATTCGCTATTAG
- a CDS encoding ABC transporter permease, whose translation MNWIRRFLESRFWALAVKEVQQILKNKQFIFLLLFPPTIQLLILGFALDPSVTHLSLGVLDYSRTEESRELVSALTENDIFWVKTAPHRKENLVEDVRTGTITTGLVIPPEFRQDIADGKTAKVQVFIDGVNANTAGIASGYMQQIVREYSRNLNVPPPDPLVNTQVRFLYNPGLMSTWFFVPGVMGLVLTLTGSLVSSITLIREKDVGTLEQLLMTPAAAWEILAAKIAPLFVLLMGDVFLAAGIGLVVFHLPFRGNFAWFLLFSGLYVVVAIGLGMLLATLSKTQQQVVLTSFFFNVPIIQLSGAVAPIESMPLFFRVVSFADPLRHYVAIARNLILKGTGIEPILPNAAALAFFAIVLLGVSINRFRAQLS comes from the coding sequence ATGAACTGGATTCGTCGTTTTTTGGAAAGCCGTTTTTGGGCACTCGCCGTCAAGGAAGTACAGCAAATTCTCAAAAACAAACAGTTTATTTTTTTGCTGCTGTTTCCCCCCACCATCCAACTATTAATTTTAGGATTTGCCCTCGACCCAAGCGTCACCCATTTGAGTTTGGGCGTTTTGGATTATTCCCGCACCGAAGAAAGCCGCGAGTTGGTATCTGCTCTGACAGAGAACGATATTTTTTGGGTAAAAACTGCTCCCCATCGTAAAGAAAATTTGGTGGAAGACGTGCGGACTGGTACAATAACAACGGGGTTAGTTATTCCGCCAGAATTTCGTCAGGATATTGCCGATGGCAAAACAGCGAAAGTGCAAGTTTTTATCGATGGGGTGAATGCCAATACCGCTGGCATTGCTAGTGGCTACATGCAACAAATTGTTCGCGAATACAGTCGCAATTTAAACGTACCGCCCCCCGACCCGTTGGTCAATACCCAAGTTCGCTTTTTATACAATCCTGGTTTAATGAGTACTTGGTTTTTTGTGCCTGGGGTGATGGGATTGGTGCTAACGCTAACCGGTTCTTTGGTATCTTCTATTACCCTAATTCGCGAGAAAGATGTGGGCACTTTGGAACAATTGTTGATGACGCCAGCAGCGGCGTGGGAAATTTTAGCGGCAAAAATTGCGCCTTTGTTTGTTTTGTTAATGGGGGATGTATTTTTAGCGGCAGGGATTGGATTGGTGGTGTTTCATTTACCATTTCGTGGAAATTTTGCTTGGTTTTTGTTATTTTCTGGGTTATATGTGGTGGTGGCAATTGGTTTGGGCATGTTGCTGGCGACGCTATCAAAAACCCAACAGCAAGTGGTGCTAACTTCGTTCTTTTTCAACGTACCGATTATTCAGCTATCGGGGGCAGTAGCGCCCATTGAAAGTATGCCTTTATTTTTTCGAGTGGTTTCCTTTGCTGACCCGTTACGCCATTACGTTGCGATCGCACGTAACTTAATTCTCAAAGGAACGGGCATCGAACCGATTTTACCCAACGCCGCTGCTTTGGCATTCTTTGCTATTGTCTTGTTAGGCGTTAGTATCAATCGCTTCCGGGCGCAGTTGAGTTAG
- the cysS gene encoding cysteine--tRNA ligase: MTLTLYNSLSRRQETFTPLDAPRVGIYCCGVTVYDYCHLGHARSYIVWDILRRYLEWRGYQVRYVQNFTDIDDKILNRAKEEGTSMDDVARRFTDAYFEDMDRLNVRPADFYPRATHTLNGIQRLIEELEAKGYAYKSGGDVYYEVRRFPEYGQLSGRNLEDLQAGASGRVAEGEQEAPKRDPFDFALWKRAKPEEPAWESPWGQGRPGWHIECSAMVRENLGETADIHCGGADLMFPHHENEIAQSVAANGKPLAKYWLHNGMVTVNGEKMSKSLGNFTTIRDLLGQGIDPMAVRLFVMQAHYRKPLDFNDEAIASATNGWKRLQEALLFGSQYGEKLGWQQTSATDSQNLDKDAVERFNQAMDDDLNTPSALAVVFELVKIIRRDRNLLTHEGKTETPSDRLQQIWYTLVNLAQVLGLEASAPAETQPQGDTLSDEEVENLIQQRTAARKAKNFAEADRLRDQLQAAGITLIDKPGGITQWHRNS, encoded by the coding sequence ATGACCTTAACCCTGTATAACAGTCTCAGTCGCCGTCAAGAAACCTTTACTCCCCTAGACGCGCCCCGTGTAGGTATTTACTGCTGTGGCGTTACCGTGTACGATTACTGCCATTTGGGTCACGCCCGTTCCTATATTGTATGGGATATTTTGCGTCGGTATTTGGAATGGCGTGGCTATCAGGTGCGCTACGTACAAAATTTTACCGATATTGACGATAAAATCCTGAATCGCGCCAAAGAAGAAGGCACTTCCATGGATGATGTGGCGCGGCGGTTTACGGATGCCTATTTTGAAGATATGGATCGCCTCAACGTGCGACCTGCGGATTTTTATCCCCGCGCTACCCATACCCTCAATGGCATTCAACGCTTGATTGAAGAACTGGAAGCGAAAGGATATGCCTACAAAAGTGGCGGTGATGTATACTATGAAGTACGCCGTTTTCCCGAATACGGTCAGCTTTCGGGGCGCAATTTAGAGGATTTGCAAGCGGGTGCCAGCGGTCGAGTGGCAGAAGGGGAACAAGAAGCACCCAAACGCGATCCTTTTGATTTTGCATTGTGGAAACGGGCAAAACCGGAAGAACCAGCTTGGGAGTCTCCCTGGGGGCAAGGTCGCCCGGGATGGCATATTGAATGTTCGGCGATGGTACGGGAAAATTTAGGAGAAACGGCGGATATTCACTGTGGCGGTGCCGATTTAATGTTTCCCCACCACGAAAACGAAATTGCCCAGTCGGTGGCGGCGAATGGCAAACCGTTGGCGAAGTATTGGTTGCACAACGGCATGGTGACGGTGAATGGGGAGAAAATGTCGAAGTCGTTGGGCAATTTTACCACCATTCGCGATTTGCTGGGGCAGGGCATTGACCCCATGGCAGTGCGGTTGTTCGTGATGCAGGCACACTATCGCAAACCTTTGGATTTTAACGATGAAGCGATCGCTTCGGCAACCAATGGTTGGAAACGCTTGCAAGAGGCTTTGCTGTTTGGCAGTCAGTATGGAGAAAAATTAGGCTGGCAACAAACCAGTGCCACCGATAGTCAAAATTTGGATAAAGATGCGGTGGAACGGTTCAACCAGGCGATGGATGACGATTTGAACACGCCATCGGCTTTGGCAGTGGTATTTGAACTGGTAAAAATTATACGTCGCGATCGCAATTTATTAACGCACGAAGGCAAAACCGAAACACCAAGCGATCGCCTGCAGCAAATCTGGTATACCTTAGTTAATTTAGCACAAGTTTTGGGATTGGAAGCATCCGCCCCCGCAGAAACCCAACCCCAAGGAGATACCCTCAGCGACGAAGAAGTCGAAAACCTCATCCAACAACGCACCGCTGCCCGCAAAGCCAAAAACTTCGCCGAAGCCGACCGTTTGCGCGACCAATTGCAAGCTGCTGGCATCACCCTCATCGACAAACCAGGCGGCATCACCCAATGGCATAGAAATTCCTAA
- a CDS encoding TrkA family potassium uptake protein, translating into MYILIGGAGMMGLDLAKTLLHMGHTIAIVDTDSLACQYAREKIGVMAFEGSAVNTTVLLEAGIRKANAIIATLREDALNLAMVTLSKHYGVPQILVRMSDRDFADPYQLAGATHIISTTELAISRIVNAIEYPQVDAMMHFEQGQVEVIKLSIPQNCYVAGRTIAEIAQDPGFPTGTLIIGYQANPSQDLIIPNGNTVLESGSTILAVTKPDLVRQTIDFMGLC; encoded by the coding sequence ATGTACATTTTGATTGGTGGTGCCGGGATGATGGGGTTGGATTTAGCCAAAACCCTGCTGCACATGGGTCATACCATTGCTATTGTAGACACAGATTCCCTCGCTTGCCAGTATGCCCGTGAGAAAATTGGGGTGATGGCTTTTGAAGGCAGTGCGGTGAATACCACCGTCTTATTAGAGGCAGGCATCCGCAAAGCCAACGCTATTATTGCCACCCTGCGGGAAGATGCCCTCAACCTGGCGATGGTTACCCTATCCAAACACTACGGTGTACCTCAGATTTTAGTACGAATGAGCGATCGCGATTTTGCCGACCCCTACCAACTTGCCGGGGCAACTCATATCATCAGTACCACCGAACTAGCCATTAGCCGCATCGTCAATGCCATCGAATATCCCCAAGTCGATGCCATGATGCATTTTGAACAGGGGCAGGTAGAAGTTATCAAACTATCCATTCCCCAAAATTGCTACGTTGCCGGACGTACGATTGCGGAAATTGCCCAAGACCCTGGTTTTCCCACAGGAACTCTCATCATTGGCTATCAAGCCAATCCTTCCCAAGATTTAATTATCCCCAATGGCAATACTGTTTTAGAAAGCGGTTCCACAATTTTAGCTGTTACCAAACCCGACTTGGTACGGCAGACAATTGATTTTATGGGATTGTGTTAG
- a CDS encoding MFS transporter has product MNDNKPESNQPTQPEPQHHSWIVANAPIYYGWIVLIAGTLGTIMTTPGQTVGVSVFVDRIIGDLEISRSQMSLTYAFGTLGGSFILPFVGRFIDRYGPRLAVILISILFAIACAGMGFIGGLLSLTVGFILIRSLGQGSLTLVSLHVINLWFIRRRGMAVGLSSIGFAVGIALFPGWLENLIEAFGWRQTYIILGGIVATTILPVGALFFRGHPELFGLQPDSKHTSNISEADRPKEINYTASQARRSLTFWVFTLGDVFVSALATGLIFHHYDIMQQMGGLENQVAVAVFAPLGVVTAVTNLLTGFFIDRVEPRFLLSVMLLFLCVSLVLPIFVSNLIWMWIYGTIAGIIQGMKGVIQGSVYAHYFGRSQLGEIKGFATTLAVASTAFGPYLFALGFDIFGSYAQIFLLSMLPPLILAVAVPWLSPYTRGGEVR; this is encoded by the coding sequence TTGAACGATAACAAACCAGAATCCAACCAACCAACCCAACCCGAACCCCAACACCACAGCTGGATAGTTGCCAACGCACCAATTTATTACGGCTGGATTGTCTTAATCGCAGGCACCCTGGGCACCATTATGACCACACCCGGTCAAACTGTGGGGGTTTCGGTATTTGTCGATCGCATTATCGGCGATTTAGAAATTTCCCGTTCCCAAATGTCGCTCACCTATGCATTTGGCACCCTAGGGGGTTCTTTTATCCTGCCCTTTGTAGGAAGATTTATCGATCGCTACGGTCCGCGTTTGGCAGTTATTCTCATTTCTATTCTATTTGCGATCGCTTGTGCTGGGATGGGATTTATTGGCGGATTGCTGTCACTCACCGTCGGATTTATCCTCATTCGCAGCCTCGGTCAGGGTTCGTTAACGCTGGTTAGCCTCCACGTTATCAATCTATGGTTTATTCGCCGTCGGGGGATGGCAGTGGGACTTTCCAGCATTGGATTTGCCGTTGGCATTGCCCTGTTCCCCGGCTGGTTGGAAAATCTAATTGAGGCATTTGGTTGGCGTCAGACTTATATAATTTTGGGCGGTATCGTCGCCACCACCATTCTTCCCGTGGGTGCGTTATTTTTTCGCGGACATCCAGAATTATTCGGCTTGCAACCCGATAGCAAGCACACCAGCAACATTTCTGAAGCCGATAGACCGAAAGAAATCAACTATACCGCTTCTCAGGCGCGCCGCAGCCTCACTTTTTGGGTATTTACCCTAGGGGATGTTTTTGTATCGGCGTTGGCGACAGGATTGATTTTCCACCATTATGATATTATGCAGCAAATGGGTGGCTTGGAGAATCAGGTTGCTGTGGCGGTGTTTGCCCCGCTGGGGGTGGTGACGGCGGTTACCAATCTCCTTACTGGCTTTTTCATTGACCGCGTGGAACCCCGGTTTTTGCTAAGCGTCATGCTGCTTTTTCTCTGCGTCTCCCTGGTGCTGCCTATTTTTGTTAGCAACTTGATTTGGATGTGGATTTATGGTACTATCGCTGGTATAATCCAAGGCATGAAAGGGGTTATTCAAGGTAGCGTGTACGCTCATTATTTTGGGCGATCGCAACTTGGAGAAATTAAAGGGTTCGCTACCACCCTAGCTGTAGCGAGTACGGCTTTTGGTCCCTATTTATTTGCTCTGGGTTTTGATATCTTTGGCAGTTACGCGCAAATTTTTCTGCTATCGATGCTACCGCCATTAATCTTAGCCGTTGCAGTTCCTTGGCTATCTCCCTATACTCGTGGTGGGGAAGTACGCTAA
- a CDS encoding AI-2E family transporter, with protein MSQRISISLSNIAIILGLVLSLVLVWQIRSLLVVLMISVVLAASIAPLVNLLEKWRFPRWLGVVVSYLSIIGVLTGVMLIIGPTVFEQIERLLRQLPVFADTIVKRVETWAMNLNDTSAKLFADLFDAQALTSWLFRSSQQLVLRSYGITRGIVGAVVSVVLALFISGYMVADSRTLIRSFVQLFPTPWNDRLAAQASVVSHRMGGYIRGRLLVSGILGLAITTGLRFLGLADFSLALGAIAGVTNLIPFLGPILGSIPALIVAVSQGWWTFLWVLLLFVIIQNIETYLLDPLLVGSSVGVHPLYQLLAVLGGVQILGIIGALIVPPWFAGAAALVENLYLRPKLAAEGKLRGEALATISPAENTEEGVKYEV; from the coding sequence ATGTCCCAGCGTATCAGTATTTCCCTATCCAATATTGCCATTATTCTCGGCTTGGTCTTGTCGCTGGTTCTGGTGTGGCAAATCCGCAGCCTGCTAGTGGTTTTGATGATTTCAGTGGTGCTAGCGGCTTCCATTGCCCCCTTAGTGAACTTGCTGGAAAAGTGGCGTTTTCCCCGATGGTTGGGAGTCGTTGTTTCTTATCTTAGCATCATTGGGGTTTTAACCGGTGTCATGCTCATTATCGGACCTACGGTGTTCGAACAAATCGAACGATTGCTGCGGCAGCTACCCGTATTCGCCGATACGATTGTCAAACGGGTAGAAACCTGGGCAATGAACCTCAACGACACCAGCGCCAAATTGTTTGCGGATTTATTCGATGCCCAAGCCCTCACCAGTTGGTTGTTTCGTTCCAGCCAGCAGTTGGTATTGCGTTCCTACGGTATCACACGCGGTATTGTCGGGGCTGTGGTCAGTGTTGTTCTGGCTTTGTTTATCTCCGGCTATATGGTTGCCGATAGCCGCACTTTGATTCGTAGTTTCGTGCAGCTTTTTCCCACGCCCTGGAACGACCGTTTGGCAGCACAAGCCTCTGTGGTCAGCCACCGCATGGGGGGGTATATTCGCGGTCGATTGTTGGTTTCGGGGATTTTGGGATTGGCAATTACCACGGGATTGCGATTTTTAGGATTGGCAGATTTCTCTCTTGCTTTAGGCGCGATCGCAGGTGTTACCAATTTAATTCCATTTCTCGGTCCCATTCTAGGATCGATTCCTGCTTTAATTGTAGCGGTTTCTCAAGGATGGTGGACGTTTTTGTGGGTGTTGCTGCTGTTTGTCATTATCCAAAATATCGAAACTTATTTGTTAGACCCGCTGTTGGTGGGAAGTTCGGTAGGAGTGCATCCTTTGTATCAGTTGCTTGCCGTGTTGGGTGGCGTACAAATTTTGGGGATTATCGGTGCTTTAATCGTACCGCCTTGGTTTGCCGGTGCTGCTGCTTTGGTGGAAAATCTCTATTTACGCCCGAAATTAGCTGCGGAAGGGAAGTTACGAGGAGAGGCTTTGGCGACGATTTCGCCTGCGGAAAATACGGAAGAAGGGGTGAAATATGAGGTTTGA
- a CDS encoding RNA-binding protein — MSIYVGNLDYSVTQEDLSDVFAEYGTVQRVYLPKDRETGRMRGFGFVELENQQEESAAISELDGAEWLGRQLKVNPARPRGEKKN, encoded by the coding sequence ATGTCCATTTACGTCGGCAACCTAGACTACTCTGTAACCCAAGAAGACCTCAGCGATGTTTTTGCTGAGTACGGCACGGTACAACGTGTTTATCTTCCTAAAGACCGTGAAACTGGTCGTATGCGGGGTTTTGGCTTTGTAGAGTTGGAAAACCAGCAAGAAGAATCCGCAGCAATTTCTGAATTGGATGGCGCGGAATGGCTTGGTCGCCAGCTGAAGGTCAATCCGGCGAGACCTCGTGGCGAGAAGAAAAACTAG
- a CDS encoding VTT domain-containing protein, translated as MSLRIRQGLTFLVVVVLIALAIILSQYFNIEDLRAFVSKLGIWAPLGVFGLRFTSVVIPSLPGTVYAVLGGGLFGFGPGFLIVSLADLMSCSLSFSLSRRYGRKWVGKFIGDRSMQRVDSLAQKHLEDNFFTMTGLLMTGLFDFVSYGVGLTQTPVSRFLLALVLSVVISNAPLVAVGAGFLENSGWLLFGALLGVFLLAIVTGWVKKKQRIDVGEEIEDKKGDR; from the coding sequence GTGTCTTTAAGAATACGCCAAGGATTAACATTTCTAGTTGTTGTTGTTTTGATAGCCCTTGCTATCATTTTAAGCCAATATTTTAATATCGAAGACCTGCGAGCATTTGTTAGCAAATTGGGAATTTGGGCACCTCTCGGGGTCTTTGGATTGCGGTTTACCAGCGTGGTAATTCCTTCTTTGCCGGGAACGGTTTATGCGGTTCTCGGTGGGGGATTGTTTGGTTTTGGTCCTGGTTTTCTAATTGTTTCTCTTGCCGACCTGATGTCTTGTAGTTTGAGCTTTTCTTTATCGCGACGCTACGGACGCAAGTGGGTGGGGAAATTTATTGGCGATCGCTCCATGCAACGAGTGGATTCTCTTGCCCAAAAACATCTAGAAGACAATTTCTTTACCATGACGGGTTTGTTAATGACGGGATTATTTGACTTTGTGAGTTATGGTGTGGGTTTAACCCAAACACCGGTATCTCGTTTTCTCCTGGCTTTGGTGCTGAGTGTTGTTATTTCCAATGCACCATTGGTGGCTGTGGGTGCTGGTTTTTTAGAAAATAGTGGTTGGTTACTTTTTGGTGCATTGTTGGGGGTTTTTCTCTTAGCAATCGTAACGGGTTGGGTCAAGAAAAAACAACGGATTGATGTGGGTGAAGAGATTGAAGATAAAAAGGGCGATCGCTAG
- a CDS encoding cation:proton antiporter yields MNQTISASSGDFTGLITTSIVLLLVATAVALITRRLKIPYVVGLVLAGLAITKESLPEAVGLNPDVVLNLFLPILIFEAAINTDISRLRTTIKPIALLAGPGVLLAAAITATFLKFSLSLAWITACAVGVILTITDTVSVIVAFRSVTVPARLATIVEGESLFNDGIALVLLSVIASIHLEGSFQFGQTLQEIAIAFGGGSLLGLGLGYLCVGLFQQIDDDLSNILLTVAVSLGTFQIGQSLGVSSAIAVVLAGLVIGNLGFRQTSASIKVTLLNFWEYAGFGVNTFIFLLVGIEVDPRILFATIPTALLAILAYQIGRIVSIYFLLSLLRFFDRPLPWRWQHVLILGNVKGSLSMALALSLPVTLPGRSQVITLIFSTVLVSLIVQGLSLPWLVKRLQLSQASPTQRYIENLQMKLLASKAAQRELKNLFEAGGLPKLIYEEIFANYQARIASSEDELREIYNQRIANQPDNVAERAYLDKLRRRLYVAEKVAINDAVRKGLLSEKVAQNYIKELNERLLSLQDD; encoded by the coding sequence TTGAACCAAACAATTTCAGCATCTTCAGGAGACTTCACGGGGCTTATTACTACCTCCATAGTGTTGTTGCTAGTGGCAACAGCCGTTGCCCTGATTACCCGTCGTCTAAAAATCCCCTACGTCGTGGGATTGGTTCTAGCGGGATTGGCGATTACCAAAGAATCCTTGCCAGAAGCGGTGGGCTTAAATCCCGATGTGGTTTTAAATTTATTCCTCCCCATCTTAATTTTTGAAGCCGCCATCAACACCGATATTAGCCGACTGCGAACTACCATCAAACCCATCGCCTTGTTGGCAGGACCAGGCGTTCTTCTTGCCGCTGCCATTACCGCGACGTTTTTGAAATTTTCCCTAAGTTTAGCATGGATTACAGCTTGTGCCGTAGGCGTAATTTTAACAATTACCGATACAGTTTCCGTTATTGTAGCATTCCGCAGCGTCACTGTTCCTGCCCGCCTGGCAACCATTGTGGAAGGGGAAAGTCTATTTAACGATGGCATTGCACTGGTATTGCTGAGTGTTATCGCATCCATTCATCTAGAAGGTTCGTTTCAATTTGGTCAAACCCTGCAAGAAATTGCCATTGCCTTTGGGGGAGGTAGCCTGCTTGGCTTGGGATTGGGATATCTTTGCGTCGGATTGTTTCAGCAAATTGACGACGATTTGAGCAATATTTTGCTAACGGTTGCTGTTTCCCTGGGAACATTTCAAATTGGTCAATCTTTAGGCGTTTCCAGTGCCATTGCTGTGGTGTTGGCGGGGTTGGTGATTGGCAATCTTGGCTTTCGGCAAACCTCTGCTTCTATTAAAGTAACGCTGCTGAATTTTTGGGAATATGCTGGGTTTGGTGTCAATACGTTTATTTTTTTGTTGGTGGGGATTGAAGTAGACCCCCGGATTTTATTTGCAACGATTCCCACAGCTTTATTGGCGATTTTGGCGTATCAAATCGGACGAATTGTTTCTATCTATTTTTTGCTGTCGCTGCTGCGTTTTTTTGACCGTCCTTTGCCTTGGCGGTGGCAACATGTTCTGATTTTGGGGAATGTGAAAGGGTCGCTTTCTATGGCGTTGGCTTTGAGTTTGCCGGTAACGTTGCCTGGGCGATCGCAAGTTATTACGTTAATCTTTAGTACGGTGCTGGTTTCTCTTATCGTTCAGGGATTGAGTTTGCCTTGGTTGGTGAAGCGATTGCAACTGTCGCAAGCATCTCCCACGCAGCGATATATTGAAAACTTACAAATGAAGTTACTAGCATCCAAGGCAGCTCAAAGAGAACTGAAAAATCTTTTTGAAGCTGGTGGTTTGCCTAAATTAATCTACGAGGAGATATTTGCCAACTATCAAGCTCGCATTGCGTCTTCTGAAGATGAGTTGCGAGAAATTTACAACCAAAGGATTGCCAACCAACCGGATAATGTCGCGGAAAGAGCTTATTTAGACAAACTTCGCCGTCGTCTTTATGTGGCGGAGAAAGTAGCAATTAACGATGCTGTTCGTAAAGGTTTGCTTTCTGAAAAAGTAGCACAAAATTATATTAAGGAATTGAACGAAAGGCTTTTATCACTACAGGATGATTAA
- a CDS encoding RNA-binding protein — translation MSIYVGNLDYSVTQEDLSDVFAEYGTVQRVYLPKDRETGRMRGFGFVELETQQEESAAISELDGAEWLGRQLKVNPARPREKRN, via the coding sequence ATGTCAATTTACGTAGGAAACTTGGACTACTCCGTTACTCAGGAAGACCTCAGCGACGTATTTGCTGAGTACGGTACTGTACAGCGGGTCTATTTGCCCAAAGACCGCGAAACCGGTCGGATGCGGGGATTTGGATTTGTGGAATTGGAAACCCAACAAGAAGAATCCGCAGCCATTTCTGAGCTAGACGGTGCAGAATGGCTTGGTCGCCAGTTGAAAGTAAACCCAGCTCGACCTCGCGAAAAAAGGAACTAA